The following proteins are co-located in the Rippkaea orientalis PCC 8801 genome:
- a CDS encoding efflux RND transporter permease subunit, with translation MKTQTNPSPPSLSGLAIRQHIGTLMLTLAVMVVGIFLVTTIQVDLLPSITYPRIGLRLDTPGIAPEIAIDEITRPLEQALSAAEGVEQIYSQTREGQVSLDLFFRVGGNIDQALNDATTAFNRARNTLPENLETPRLFKADPSQLPVYEFALTSPMKKEVELRVFADEELGRELSVVPGVALVDVSGGVEEEVRINIDLNRLQALGVGLNDVLERLEETNQDVSGGRLLGENGEPLTRAVGRFQNADEIRNLSLEVNGETSSMSPSRRVYLRDFAEVIDGTEEQRIFVSLNGEPAVKISVQKQPEANTIEVVEAVKQKLEELKQTGIIPEDITFVPTLDESIFIRNAINNVISSGLMGTALAAIAVLLFLGSLRQTFIIVLSIPLATLGAIILMKLFGLSLNVFSLGGLALGVGIVVDNSIVMLETIAEGVGVTPGKDSNSRLKSHQLINQSIESSQSVESALIASTSTNLVAVLPFLMIGGFISLLFNELILTISFAVAASIVVALTIVPMLTSRLLAIPWSSGLTKFWPLYWFNRSFEAATQQYKRFLTLLLKFRLFVVLITFLVLGGISLNLASHIPQEILPKINTGQARLTALFPPNTSLETNRKVMAIVDDIMLQQPETQYSFTTAGGFLFGRNTNENVLRGSSNIALKPGTNVQAYTERVSEELDKLNLVQTRLRLSPDEVRGLVLNNSPVRQADIDIILQGNDQNTLEQAAEQLLNSLEEKATLARFRPDADSRQTEIQIRPDFERLAAFNLTMEDISSSLETALQGTVPTRLQRENRLVDIRVQLDRALINRPSQLEQIPLFTPNNRLIRLGDVAIIEQGRAPAEIQRINQRQVMIIVGNLSEGASLSAALQEVNQVLGELELPEGVRILPSNAQKSNEQLQASLGILGGLAAFLVFVVMAVQYNSLIDPLVIMVTLPLALGGGILGLYVTQTAIGATVIVGAVLLVGIVVNNAIIMVELANQIRAEKHCDRKTAILEASPQRLRPILMTTITTVLGMFPLALNLGAGGEFLQPLGIVVFSGLSLATLLTLLIIPCVYLLLHDLFKPLIKLMS, from the coding sequence ATGAAAACTCAAACTAACCCTTCTCCTCCTAGTCTTAGCGGACTTGCTATCCGTCAACATATCGGGACTTTAATGTTAACCTTAGCGGTTATGGTGGTGGGAATTTTCCTAGTCACAACTATTCAAGTAGACTTACTTCCTTCTATTACCTATCCCCGTATTGGACTACGTTTAGATACCCCAGGAATTGCCCCAGAAATTGCCATTGATGAGATTACTCGACCCCTAGAACAAGCCTTATCGGCAGCAGAAGGGGTTGAACAAATCTATTCCCAAACCCGTGAGGGACAAGTTAGTTTAGACTTGTTTTTTAGGGTAGGAGGGAATATTGATCAAGCGTTAAATGATGCTACTACAGCCTTTAATCGTGCCAGAAATACCTTACCCGAAAACTTAGAAACACCCCGCTTATTTAAAGCAGATCCCTCTCAATTACCTGTTTACGAATTTGCCTTAACTTCCCCAATGAAAAAAGAAGTAGAGTTGAGGGTATTTGCTGATGAAGAATTAGGAAGAGAACTAAGTGTTGTGCCTGGCGTTGCCTTAGTGGATGTCTCAGGAGGGGTAGAAGAAGAAGTAAGAATTAATATTGATCTCAACCGTTTACAAGCGTTAGGAGTGGGATTAAACGATGTTTTAGAGCGCTTAGAAGAAACCAACCAAGATGTTTCAGGAGGACGGTTATTAGGGGAAAATGGAGAACCCTTGACCCGTGCTGTAGGACGCTTTCAAAATGCCGACGAAATTCGCAATTTATCCTTAGAAGTCAATGGAGAAACCTCCTCAATGAGTCCCTCTCGTCGAGTCTATTTACGGGACTTTGCAGAGGTGATTGATGGCACGGAAGAACAACGAATTTTTGTCTCTTTAAATGGGGAACCTGCTGTTAAAATCAGTGTTCAAAAACAACCAGAAGCTAATACCATTGAAGTTGTAGAAGCTGTTAAACAAAAGCTAGAAGAATTAAAACAAACCGGGATTATTCCTGAAGATATTACCTTCGTCCCTACCTTAGATGAATCGATTTTTATTCGCAACGCCATTAATAATGTTATTAGTTCGGGATTAATGGGAACAGCTTTAGCGGCGATCGCGGTTTTATTATTCTTAGGATCACTGCGTCAAACCTTCATTATTGTCCTCTCTATTCCCTTAGCCACCTTGGGAGCAATTATCCTGATGAAATTGTTTGGTTTATCCCTTAATGTCTTTAGTTTAGGGGGGTTAGCGTTAGGGGTAGGAATTGTGGTGGATAACTCGATTGTTATGTTAGAAACCATCGCAGAAGGCGTAGGTGTTACCCCAGGAAAAGATAGTAATAGCCGTTTAAAATCTCATCAATTAATTAATCAGTCTATCGAAAGTAGTCAATCAGTTGAATCAGCTTTAATTGCCTCTACTAGCACAAATTTAGTTGCAGTCTTACCCTTTTTAATGATTGGGGGATTTATTTCTTTACTCTTTAATGAATTGATTTTAACTATTAGTTTTGCTGTTGCTGCTTCTATTGTCGTAGCCTTAACAATTGTTCCTATGTTAACCTCTCGTTTATTAGCCATTCCTTGGTCAAGTGGCTTAACTAAATTCTGGCCTCTTTATTGGTTTAATCGGTCTTTTGAAGCAGCCACCCAACAATATAAAAGATTTCTAACGCTCTTACTGAAATTTCGTTTATTTGTCGTCCTCATCACTTTTTTAGTCTTAGGAGGAATCAGTTTAAATTTAGCTTCCCATATTCCTCAAGAAATTCTACCAAAAATTAACACTGGACAAGCTAGATTAACAGCTCTATTTCCGCCCAATACTTCCCTAGAAACCAACCGTAAAGTGATGGCAATCGTAGACGATATTATGCTACAACAGCCTGAAACACAATATTCTTTTACCACAGCAGGAGGCTTTTTATTTGGAAGAAATACTAATGAAAATGTCCTCAGAGGGTCGAGCAATATTGCTCTTAAACCCGGAACCAATGTCCAAGCATATACGGAACGAGTTAGCGAAGAATTAGACAAATTAAATTTAGTTCAAACTCGGCTCAGATTAAGTCCTGATGAAGTTCGAGGACTGGTTTTAAATAATTCTCCCGTTAGGCAAGCTGATATTGATATTATCCTCCAAGGAAACGACCAAAATACCCTAGAACAAGCGGCCGAACAACTCCTAAATTCCTTAGAAGAAAAGGCAACTTTAGCAAGGTTTCGTCCTGATGCTGATTCCCGTCAAACAGAGATCCAAATTCGCCCAGATTTTGAGCGTTTAGCTGCCTTTAATTTGACGATGGAAGATATTAGTAGCTCCCTAGAAACTGCCCTTCAAGGAACCGTTCCCACCCGCTTACAGAGAGAAAACCGCTTAGTAGATATTCGGGTACAACTCGATCGCGCTTTAATTAATCGTCCCTCTCAATTAGAGCAAATTCCCCTATTTACCCCAAATAACCGACTAATTCGACTGGGAGATGTAGCTATTATCGAACAAGGACGGGCTCCGGCGGAAATTCAACGGATTAATCAGCGTCAGGTCATGATTATTGTCGGCAATTTAAGTGAGGGAGCTAGTTTAAGCGCGGCTTTACAAGAAGTGAACCAAGTATTAGGAGAATTAGAGTTACCAGAAGGGGTCAGAATTTTACCTAGTAATGCCCAAAAAAGTAACGAACAATTGCAAGCTTCTTTAGGCATTTTAGGCGGGTTAGCTGCCTTTTTGGTCTTCGTTGTCATGGCAGTTCAATACAATTCTTTAATCGATCCTTTGGTGATTATGGTAACGCTTCCCTTAGCGCTTGGTGGGGGAATTTTAGGACTGTATGTTACTCAAACTGCTATCGGTGCAACGGTAATAGTCGGGGCAGTTCTTTTAGTGGGAATTGTCGTGAACAATGCAATTATTATGGTGGAATTAGCGAACCAAATTCGCGCCGAAAAACACTGCGATCGCAAAACAGCTATTCTAGAAGCATCTCCTCAACGGTTACGTCCTATTTTAATGACAACTATTACCACCGTCTTAGGAATGTTTCCCCTCGCCTTAAATTTAGGGGCGGGAGGAGAATTTTTACAGCCATTAGGAATAGTCGTTTTTTCCGGTTTGTCCTTAGCAACGCTGTTAACCTTATTGATTATTCCCTGTGTTTATTTATTGTTACATGATCTCTTCAAACCTTTGATCAAATTAATGAGTTAA
- the pyk gene encoding pyruvate kinase: MQPRPLFRRTKIVATIGPATQNKEVLRQLILAGATTLRLNFSHGDHDYHQHSIRLIRQTAFELNQPVAILQDLQGPKIRLGKFACQSITLKNGDPFILTSRKVECTPEISYVSYRYLTDEVPDDARILLDDGKVEMRVEKVDRTQQELHCRVVVGGVLSSNKGVNFPGVYLSVKALTDKDKEDLMFGLDQGVDWVALSFVRNPQDIREIKDLITNAGKVVPVIAKIEKHEAIENMEDILSLCNGVMVARGDLGVELPAEDVPILQKRLIMTANKLGIPVITATQMLDSMVNNPRPTRAEISDVANAILDGTDAVMLSNETAVGKYPVEAVATMATIAERMEQEPFSLKFSSQPKTSVTNAISSAVSQIAQQLDAAAIMTLTKTGSTARNVSKFRPPTPILAVTPHVDVARQLQLVWGVKPLLVLDLPSTSQTFQSAINVAQENQLVNDGDIVVMTAGTLQGVAGSTDLIKVEMVKAILGQGVGIGQGSASGRARVGQHPKELGNFEAGDILVVPHTNAEFVEMMRKASGIITEESSLTSHAAVIGIRLGIPVLVALKDATQIIREGAIVTIDAQKGYVYSGAMTRSNGKGEF; this comes from the coding sequence ATGCAACCGCGACCCCTATTCCGTCGAACCAAAATTGTTGCCACTATCGGCCCTGCCACCCAAAATAAAGAAGTATTACGACAGTTAATTCTAGCCGGTGCCACAACCCTACGCCTCAACTTCTCCCACGGCGATCATGACTATCATCAACACAGTATCCGTCTCATTCGCCAAACCGCTTTTGAACTTAACCAACCCGTAGCCATTTTGCAGGACTTACAGGGACCGAAAATTCGTCTCGGTAAATTTGCTTGTCAGTCAATTACCCTGAAAAATGGTGATCCCTTTATTCTCACGAGTCGTAAGGTAGAATGCACCCCAGAAATTAGCTACGTCAGCTATCGCTACCTAACCGATGAAGTGCCCGATGACGCAAGAATTTTACTCGATGACGGCAAAGTGGAAATGCGGGTAGAAAAAGTCGATCGCACCCAACAAGAATTACACTGTCGCGTAGTGGTTGGTGGGGTTCTCTCCAGCAATAAAGGGGTCAATTTTCCAGGGGTCTATCTATCAGTCAAAGCTTTGACAGACAAGGACAAGGAAGATTTGATGTTCGGTCTGGATCAAGGCGTTGATTGGGTAGCCTTGAGTTTTGTCCGCAATCCCCAAGATATTCGAGAAATTAAAGACTTAATCACCAATGCAGGGAAAGTCGTTCCCGTGATCGCCAAAATCGAAAAGCATGAGGCGATCGAAAACATGGAGGACATTCTCTCCCTCTGTAATGGCGTGATGGTGGCTAGGGGTGACTTAGGGGTGGAATTGCCGGCCGAAGATGTGCCCATCCTGCAAAAACGCTTGATTATGACGGCGAATAAGTTAGGTATTCCCGTCATTACTGCTACCCAAATGCTAGACAGCATGGTTAATAATCCTCGTCCCACTCGCGCGGAAATCTCCGATGTGGCTAATGCTATTCTTGATGGAACCGATGCGGTCATGCTGTCCAATGAAACCGCCGTCGGTAAATATCCCGTGGAAGCCGTCGCTACCATGGCTACCATCGCAGAACGGATGGAACAGGAACCCTTCTCCCTAAAATTCTCCTCCCAACCTAAAACATCGGTTACTAATGCCATTTCTTCGGCAGTGAGTCAAATTGCCCAACAATTAGACGCAGCAGCAATCATGACCCTGACAAAAACAGGATCAACCGCCCGTAATGTCTCGAAATTTCGCCCACCGACCCCTATTTTAGCCGTCACTCCCCATGTGGATGTGGCTAGGCAGTTACAATTAGTTTGGGGGGTTAAACCCCTATTAGTTCTCGATTTACCCTCCACTAGCCAAACCTTCCAGTCAGCGATTAATGTCGCCCAAGAAAATCAGTTAGTCAACGATGGTGATATCGTGGTGATGACCGCCGGAACCCTCCAAGGAGTCGCCGGATCAACGGATTTAATTAAGGTAGAAATGGTTAAAGCCATTTTGGGTCAAGGGGTCGGTATCGGTCAAGGATCAGCCAGTGGTCGTGCACGAGTAGGTCAGCATCCGAAGGAATTGGGCAATTTTGAGGCCGGAGACATTTTAGTCGTTCCCCACACCAATGCGGAGTTTGTGGAGATGATGCGAAAAGCGTCTGGCATTATTACCGAAGAGTCCAGTCTCACCAGTCACGCGGCGGTAATTGGCATCCGTTTAGGCATTCCTGTTCTCGTTGCCCTCAAAGATGCTACTCAAATTATCCGTGAGGGGGCAATTGTCACTATAGATGCCCAAAAAGGTTATGTTTATTCAGGCGCAATGACCCGCAGCAATGGTAAAGGGGAATTTTGA
- a CDS encoding DUF4346 domain-containing protein — protein sequence MTQLLDTITSLDNELSKRYIALDPGGYFIIYVDREAGLICAKHFTNIINEKGLAVDPATGKVIPCDGSLKRTSETVYKGRTAKELCVKLLEEIQPCPVTMLDHAAYLGREFLRAEIALINGSEYIQD from the coding sequence ATGACTCAACTTCTGGATACGATAACTTCTTTAGATAACGAACTATCAAAACGCTATATCGCTCTTGATCCGGGAGGGTATTTTATTATCTATGTTGACCGAGAAGCAGGCTTAATTTGTGCTAAGCATTTTACCAATATTATTAATGAAAAGGGATTAGCTGTTGATCCGGCAACGGGTAAGGTTATCCCTTGTGATGGCAGCTTAAAACGAACTTCAGAAACGGTTTATAAAGGTAGAACTGCTAAGGAATTATGCGTCAAACTCCTTGAAGAAATTCAGCCTTGTCCCGTGACTATGTTAGATCATGCTGCCTATTTAGGTCGAGAATTTTTACGCGCTGAAATCGCTTTAATTAATGGTTCAGAATATATTCAAGATTAA
- a CDS encoding ABC transporter permease: MSQTITPSQLEKGLSPRERILTPLDEESNRLGEFIQETLAMTGRLFIQLKRRPSTLMAGIIQPFMWLILFGALFYNAPQGMFGGDLNYAKFLAPGIIVFTAFSGALNAGLPVMFDREFGFLNRLLVAPLASRYSIVAASTLYIIALSVIQTAVIVGASALLGAGFPNIAGLGAIALIVFLIVLGVTGLSLGLAFALPGHIELIAVIFVTNLPLLFASTALAPLSFMAKWLQIVASLNPLTYAIEPIRYIYLKGHWSLGSVILDTPWTAINFASVLLILLAFDVLILVAIQPLLRRRFA, translated from the coding sequence ATGAGTCAAACCATTACACCGTCTCAGTTAGAAAAGGGTTTATCTCCTAGAGAAAGGATTTTAACCCCCTTAGATGAAGAAAGCAATCGTTTAGGGGAATTTATCCAAGAAACCCTAGCCATGACAGGTCGCCTGTTTATTCAATTAAAGCGTCGTCCTTCTACCCTAATGGCAGGAATTATTCAGCCGTTTATGTGGTTAATTTTGTTTGGCGCACTCTTTTATAATGCTCCCCAAGGAATGTTCGGAGGAGACTTAAATTACGCTAAATTTCTTGCTCCGGGTATTATCGTTTTTACCGCTTTTTCAGGGGCATTAAATGCGGGTTTACCCGTCATGTTTGACCGAGAATTTGGCTTTTTAAATCGCTTATTAGTGGCTCCCTTAGCCTCTCGTTACTCTATTGTCGCCGCGTCCACCCTCTATATTATTGCCTTAAGTGTCATTCAAACCGCAGTGATTGTCGGCGCAAGTGCTCTATTAGGAGCGGGTTTCCCCAATATTGCTGGATTAGGGGCGATCGCTTTGATTGTCTTTTTAATCGTCTTGGGAGTCACCGGATTAAGTTTAGGATTGGCTTTTGCCTTACCAGGCCATATTGAATTAATTGCCGTGATTTTTGTGACCAATTTACCCTTATTATTTGCCAGTACCGCCCTTGCACCCTTATCTTTTATGGCAAAATGGTTACAGATCGTCGCCAGTCTTAACCCCTTGACCTATGCCATTGAACCAATACGTTATATTTATCTTAAGGGGCATTGGTCTTTAGGAAGTGTTATACTAGACACCCCTTGGACGGCTATCAATTTTGCTTCTGTTTTGTTGATTTTACTAGCTTTCGATGTTCTAATATTAGTAGCTATCCAACCCCTACTACGTCGCCGTTTTGCTTAA
- a CDS encoding DNA double-strand break repair nuclease NurA, whose protein sequence is MLDIAKLAGRIPGISQHFKQEVNASYQRLEQGKEIVEKTHLQQQEIIERYQQWRDRLIFSVAIPIEPLDTCLPISSPPYSHSVFATDGSQIAPSHHEIAYCYLINVGRVMLHYGQNLHPLLDSLPEVYYKQEDLQVSRQWGIRTEEWMGYRRSVLEAEILAEMACRWVNPPGAHQEPNLAMVDGSLIYWFLDSLPYEARDLILPPILAAWEQLRETGIPLMGYLSASRSVESMNFLRFHSCPFETPNCMVNCTDLEDKKAPCQVIEPLRDVTLWGQFLQPGERGPLWKSSQRILDLYPEEQQIYFCYVNVGSEIARIELPAWVAQDQNLLEQALGIMLAQVSKGYGYPIGLAESHNQAVIRGGDRVRFFALLEQQMIRAGLHNVGTSYKEARKRGSIA, encoded by the coding sequence ATGCTTGATATTGCCAAACTTGCTGGAAGAATCCCAGGAATTAGCCAACATTTTAAACAAGAAGTTAACGCCAGTTATCAACGACTAGAACAAGGAAAAGAAATCGTTGAAAAAACCCATTTACAGCAACAAGAAATCATTGAACGATATCAACAATGGCGCGATCGCCTAATTTTTTCTGTTGCTATTCCCATCGAACCCCTTGACACTTGTCTTCCCATTTCTTCCCCTCCCTATAGTCATAGTGTTTTTGCAACCGATGGTTCACAAATTGCCCCATCTCACCATGAAATCGCCTATTGTTACTTAATTAATGTTGGACGGGTGATGCTGCATTACGGGCAAAATTTACACCCCTTACTCGATAGTTTACCAGAGGTTTATTATAAACAAGAAGACCTTCAAGTTTCCCGACAATGGGGCATTCGTACTGAAGAATGGATGGGGTATCGTCGTAGCGTTTTAGAAGCCGAAATTTTAGCGGAAATGGCTTGTCGTTGGGTAAATCCACCCGGAGCCCATCAAGAACCTAATTTAGCGATGGTGGATGGCTCATTAATTTATTGGTTTTTGGACAGTTTACCCTATGAGGCACGGGATTTAATTTTACCTCCTATCCTCGCCGCGTGGGAACAATTACGGGAAACGGGTATTCCTTTGATGGGGTATTTAAGTGCGTCTCGCAGTGTGGAAAGTATGAATTTTTTACGGTTCCATAGTTGTCCCTTTGAGACTCCTAACTGTATGGTCAATTGTACTGATTTAGAAGATAAAAAAGCTCCTTGTCAAGTCATTGAACCCTTAAGAGATGTTACCCTTTGGGGACAGTTTTTGCAACCTGGAGAACGGGGACCTTTATGGAAAAGTTCTCAGCGTATTTTAGATTTATATCCCGAAGAACAACAGATTTATTTTTGTTATGTGAATGTCGGTTCAGAGATTGCCAGAATAGAACTTCCTGCTTGGGTTGCTCAGGATCAAAACTTATTAGAACAAGCATTAGGAATTATGTTAGCACAAGTGAGTAAAGGCTATGGTTACCCCATTGGTTTAGCAGAATCTCATAACCAAGCAGTGATTAGAGGGGGCGATCGCGTGAGGTTTTTTGCCTTACTTGAACAACAAATGATTCGCGCAGGATTACATAATGTGGGAACCTCTTATAAAGAAGCGAGAAAACGAGGAAGCATTGCTTAA
- a CDS encoding daunorubicin resistance protein DrrA family ABC transporter ATP-binding protein — protein sequence MTPAIIIESLKKNYGTVEAVKNISFQVQPGEIFGLLGPNGAGKTTTIRCLCTLAKPDRGTIEVGGISVVDHPKAARRRLGYVAQEVALDKVLTGRELLSLQAALYHLPKAKAKERIDHLLNLLDLEEYGDRQTGTYSGGIRKRLDLAAGLLHQPQVLVLDEPTVGLDIESRLIVWEFLRKLRQAGTTVLITSHYLQEIDALADRLAIIDRGEVIAEGTPSQLKDRVGGDRVTLRIREFSPAEEAEQAKNLLEALPFVEEVIINQSQGNSLNLVVTAGSNCLSKIEQSLINSGLPIFSLAQSRPSLDDVYLAATGQTLMDAELAAAGNRDLKAEKKQAMK from the coding sequence ATGACTCCTGCCATTATTATTGAATCCCTCAAAAAAAATTACGGAACCGTCGAAGCCGTCAAAAATATCTCCTTTCAAGTGCAACCGGGAGAGATTTTTGGCTTACTCGGTCCCAATGGGGCGGGTAAAACCACCACCATTCGCTGTTTATGTACCTTAGCCAAACCTGATCGCGGAACCATCGAAGTCGGGGGAATTTCCGTTGTAGACCACCCAAAAGCAGCCCGCCGACGCTTGGGGTATGTCGCCCAAGAAGTCGCCTTAGATAAAGTGTTAACGGGGCGAGAATTGCTATCCCTACAAGCAGCCCTCTATCATCTTCCCAAAGCCAAAGCCAAAGAACGCATTGATCACTTATTAAACCTATTGGACTTAGAAGAGTATGGCGATCGCCAAACAGGAACCTATTCCGGGGGTATCCGTAAACGCCTGGACTTAGCCGCCGGACTCCTCCATCAACCCCAAGTCTTAGTCCTAGATGAGCCCACCGTGGGATTAGATATAGAAAGTCGGTTGATTGTTTGGGAATTTTTGCGAAAATTACGGCAAGCCGGGACAACAGTCTTAATTACCAGCCATTATCTCCAAGAAATTGATGCCTTAGCCGATCGCTTAGCCATTATCGATCGCGGAGAAGTCATTGCCGAGGGAACCCCCTCCCAACTCAAAGATCGCGTCGGGGGCGATCGCGTCACCCTGCGGATACGAGAATTTTCCCCGGCTGAAGAAGCCGAACAAGCCAAAAACTTGCTAGAAGCGTTACCCTTTGTCGAAGAAGTCATTATTAATCAATCTCAGGGTAATTCCCTCAATTTAGTGGTAACAGCAGGAAGCAATTGTTTAAGCAAAATTGAGCAATCGTTAATCAATTCTGGGTTGCCGATTTTTAGTTTAGCCCAATCTCGTCCGAGTCTTGATGATGTTTACCTAGCAGCTACCGGACAAACCCTCATGGATGCGGAATTAGCCGCCGCCGGAAATCGAGATCTCAAAGCGGAAAAAAAACAAGCCATGAAATAA
- a CDS encoding YbhB/YbcL family Raf kinase inhibitor-like protein produces MPTNFRLWSPEFSDQGKLSLDHEFNGFGGNGQNISPRLEWENPPADTKSFALTVYDPDAPTGSGFWHWVIFNIPSDLRVIEQNAGTVSTQLLPSEAIQLHNDYGFAGYGGALPPVGDPPHPYQFVLHALSVERLDINAETTNAVARFLMSSYVIENAMTVGYYQR; encoded by the coding sequence ATGCCTACTAACTTTCGCCTATGGTCGCCAGAGTTTTCCGATCAAGGAAAACTGAGTCTGGATCATGAGTTTAATGGGTTTGGGGGGAATGGTCAGAATATTTCCCCTAGACTAGAATGGGAAAATCCGCCAGCAGATACCAAAAGTTTTGCGCTGACGGTTTATGATCCCGATGCACCGACAGGGAGTGGGTTTTGGCACTGGGTTATTTTCAATATTCCGAGCGATCTTCGCGTTATTGAACAGAATGCGGGGACTGTTTCCACCCAACTATTGCCATCAGAAGCGATTCAATTACACAATGATTATGGTTTCGCTGGTTATGGAGGTGCATTACCTCCCGTGGGTGATCCACCCCATCCCTATCAATTTGTCCTCCATGCGTTAAGTGTTGAAAGACTCGATATTAATGCTGAAACGACTAATGCAGTGGCTAGGTTTTTAATGTCCAGCTATGTCATTGAAAATGCGATGACTGTCGGTTATTATCAAAGATAA
- a CDS encoding efflux RND transporter periplasmic adaptor subunit, which yields MKINKRMALGVVFTSVLSLNSLGCGLIPETEAQEEKKAPSGVQTAAVDVAIARRGSMAEVVEYIGTTQPVQEVSLRSQVQGQLLNLTVDVGDRVTKGQPLVQLDNSLLQAVLSQAEAELATQASEVIQAQGEVNEALSAVESAKVQLEQAKIDADRLRQLFEQGAIAKREVELADTQYRTAKQVLVSAQSQVNVRKSAVAVAQGRVNAQKSLIKQEQERLSYSSLASPISGYVLQRVLEPGNLVQPGSEIVRLGDFSQVKVVVPVTELALANIKVGQSVKVRLDAFPRDSVGGRVQNISPAADPTARQVPIEVIIPNPQQKIGSGLLARVSFSQEVSQPVVIPETALNASRKKAIGRQGTIFIVKGDKDNATVSQRNVTLGKSKDGYVEILQGISPGERFVSRSSRPLKENESVRLSVLSE from the coding sequence ATGAAAATTAACAAAAGAATGGCTTTAGGGGTGGTGTTTACCAGTGTTTTGAGCCTAAATTCCCTGGGATGCGGTTTAATTCCCGAAACTGAAGCCCAAGAAGAGAAAAAAGCCCCCTCTGGTGTGCAAACAGCAGCAGTCGATGTAGCGATCGCCCGTCGAGGTAGTATGGCAGAGGTGGTTGAATATATCGGAACCACTCAACCTGTTCAGGAAGTATCCTTACGATCTCAAGTCCAGGGACAATTACTCAATTTAACGGTTGATGTGGGCGATCGCGTCACCAAAGGACAACCCTTAGTCCAACTCGATAATAGCCTCTTACAAGCCGTTTTAAGTCAAGCAGAGGCAGAATTAGCGACTCAAGCGTCAGAAGTCATTCAAGCCCAAGGAGAAGTGAATGAAGCTCTTTCTGCTGTAGAATCAGCTAAAGTTCAGTTAGAACAAGCGAAAATTGATGCTGATCGTTTGCGACAGTTGTTTGAACAGGGGGCGATCGCTAAACGAGAAGTCGAGTTAGCCGATACCCAATATCGTACCGCGAAGCAAGTCCTAGTTTCTGCTCAATCTCAGGTGAATGTGCGTAAATCTGCTGTAGCAGTAGCCCAAGGGCGTGTTAATGCCCAAAAATCCCTAATTAAACAAGAACAAGAACGCCTCTCTTACAGTAGTTTAGCCTCTCCCATCAGTGGCTATGTTTTGCAACGGGTATTAGAACCAGGGAATTTAGTACAACCGGGTAGCGAAATTGTGCGTTTAGGAGATTTTAGCCAAGTTAAGGTGGTTGTTCCGGTCACAGAATTGGCTTTAGCCAATATTAAGGTAGGACAGTCGGTTAAAGTCCGTTTAGATGCGTTTCCCCGTGATAGTGTTGGGGGACGGGTGCAAAATATTTCTCCGGCCGCTGATCCTACGGCGCGGCAGGTTCCCATTGAAGTAATTATACCCAACCCGCAGCAAAAAATCGGCAGTGGATTATTGGCTAGGGTGAGTTTTAGTCAAGAAGTAAGTCAACCCGTGGTGATTCCTGAAACGGCTTTGAACGCATCCCGTAAGAAAGCAATAGGGAGACAAGGAACCATTTTTATTGTCAAAGGAGATAAGGACAATGCAACCGTTAGTCAGAGAAACGTGACATTAGGAAAAAGTAAAGATGGCTATGTTGAAATTCTGCAAGGAATTAGTCCAGGTGAACGCTTTGTTTCCCGTAGTAGTCGTCCGTTAAAGGAAAATGAATCGGTTCGGTTAAGTGTTTTGTCTGAATAA